The Armatimonadota bacterium nucleotide sequence CGCTTCGCCTGGATGCACTACCAGGAGTACGACACGTGGGTCGGCATCACCGACCCGGCCCAGCTCGGCTTCGTGCCACCCCCGACCTCCGGTTCGTGCTGGGCGTACGAGATCGTCCCGCCGGGTGGCACCGCCACAGAGATTCAGATGCGGGCGACCGGTCAGGCCGGCGGGGGCCGGCCGATGAAGTGCGGGCTGGTCGCCGGCGAGTCCATCCTGGTGACGCTCTTCGCCGACGGTTCCTCCACCAAGGTCGGGCCCTGATCCTCGACGGTTCGCATAGCGCATCGTCGAGCTCATTTGACACCCCCAGCCCCCACTTCTAGGATGGGCCCGGAGATCCGCCATGGCGCTGGATGCCCGTGTCGACAGGTTAGAGGCTGCTCTGGCCCACGAGGCCGAACGCCGGCAGGTGCCCCTCCCCGACCTCCAGGCCCTGCTGTTCGCCGATGTGGTCGTGCGCGGGCGCCTGCGGGTGCGGGATGCCGAGGGATACCTCGTGGCCGAAGTCTCTGCGGTGGTGGACGAGCACGACGTGGCGCGGGCGGCCGGGGTCTGGCGGGTCGTCCACGGGCAGGCGCTGCCGCCTGACAGCCCGCCGTCCTGAGGGACAATCGAGCCGCTCACCTCCGTACCCAAGTCGGTGTCGCGTCCCCTGGTCCTGCTCGCCGCCGTCTTGCTCTTCGCCGGCGGCGTCCGCGCCTTCCGCCTCGCCGAGCCGCCCGCCATGATCTTCGACGAGATCTACTACGCCAAGGCGGCACGCCAGTACCTGGCCGGGCAGGAGATCACCGAAGAGATCACCCACCCGCCCATGAGCAAGCTCCTCATCGCCGCCGGCATGGCGGTGGCCGGCGACCGGTCGCTGGGGTGGCGGCTGGCCCCCGCGGTGAGCGGGACCCTGCTCGTGCTCCTCGTCTTCCTCCTGGCCCGCGAGGTCACCGGCAGCGCGTCCACCGCAGCCATGGCGGCGGTGCTGCTGGCCCTGGACGGTCTGGCCTTCGTGGAGAGCCGCATCGCCAAGCCGGACATCTTCCTCGTCACCTTCCTCGTCGCCGCCTACTGGGCGTTCTGGCGCTACCTGCGGTCGGGCCGGGTCGGGTGGCTGTACCTCTCGGGGGCGGCCGCGGGGATGAGCGTGGCCACGAAGTGGACAGGGGCGGCCCCGCTCGGGGTGATCCCGCTCTTCCTGGCGCTGCTGCTGTGGCAGGGGTGGGCGCGCCTGCCACGGCGGCACTGGGCCCACCTGGCCGGGGCCTACGGCCTTGTGCCGCTCCTCGTCTACCTCCTGGCCTGGACCCCCTACTTCCTGCGCGGGCACGACCTCGGGGAGTGGGCGCGCTTCCACGTCTGGATGTTCCGCTTCCACGCCGGGCTCACCGCCACGCACCCGTACCAGTCGGCGTGGTGGTCGTGGCCCCTGCTGGTGCGGCCGATCTGGTACGACTACCAGGACCTGGGCGGCGGGCAGGTGCGCGGCATCATCGCGCTCGGCAACGTGGTGGTGTGGTGGGCGGCGCTGCCCGCCTTCCTCCTCCTGGGGTGGGAGACGGTACGCCGTCGCACACCGGCCGGCACCTTCGTCCTGGCCGGATTCCTGGCCAGCTACCTCCCGTACGTCTTCATCGGCCGGGCGCTCTTCCTCTACCACATGCTCCCCGCCCTGCCGTTCATGGTGCTGGCCCTGGCGTTGACCCTGGCCCGCGGGCGCGCGCGGGCCGGACCGGCCGTCGTGGGCCTCTACCTGGCTGCGGCCGCCCTGTGGTTCGTCGCCTACTACCCACTGCTGTCGGCACTGCCCCTGGCCCAGGCGCGCTTCCAGCGGCTGATGTGGTTCGGGACGTGGATCTGAGCGCCGTCCTCCCCGCCTTCAACGAGGCGGCCAACCTCGAGCGCACGGTGCGCGAGCTCACCGCCGCGCTGGCGGCCACCGGGCGGTCCTACGAGGTGCTCATCGTCGACGACGGCTCCACCGACGGGACGACGGCCGCGGCCCAGGCCCTGGGGCGCGCTGACCCGCGGGTGCACCTGCTGCGCCACGCTCGCAACCAGGGGTACGGTGCGGCGGTGCGCACGGGCTTCGCCGCCTCCCGCGGGACCTGGATCCTCCTGATGGACGCCGACGGGCAGTTCGTCCCGGCGGAGCTGCCGCGGCTGCTCGCCGCCGCCGGCGAGGGCGCGGACTTTGTCCTGGGCTACCGCGTCCACCGCGCCGACCCGCTCCACCGCCGCTGGTTCGCCGCGCTGTGGCGGCGGCTCATGGCGGCGCTGCTGGACGTGCGGGTGCGGGACGTGAACTGCGCGTTCAAGCTGCTGCGCGGCGACCTGGTGCGCGCGCTGCCGCTGGAGTCGCGCGGCGCCTTCATGACGGCCGAACTGCTGGCCCGGGCGCGACGGGCCGGGGCGCGGTTCGCCGAGGTCCCGGTCTCCCACCGGCCGCGGCGGGCCGGGCGCCAGACCGGCGGACGGCTCCGGGTGATCCTGCGGGCCTTCTACGACCTGTTCCGCCTGTACTGGCAGCTCAGGAGCGCGGCGGGAGGACGAGCGCCCGCAGCAGGAGCGGCAGGGTCGCTGCCGCCAGGGCGCTGAGGACCCGGGTGGCCGGCGGGCTGAAGAGTGTGGCCTCCAGCCACCCCGGCAGCGTCACCGTCTGCAGGTAGGGACGGGTGTAGGCGTAGAGCAGGTTCAGCGTCAGGACGAGGCTGAGGAGCCCGGCGGGGAGCCGGACGCGCCGGTCGGCCGCCCCCGCCACCAGCAGGAAGGGGAGGGCCGGCAGAAGATAGCGCTCGTGGATCCGCGTGGGGAGGAGGAAGGCGGCCGTGAGCGCCGTGGCGGCACCGGTCACCACGGTGCGCTCGTCGGGACGGCGCCACACCGCCCACAGCACCACGGCCTGCGCCACCGCGGTGAGCGCGATCCCCCATTGCAGCGGCGGCCAGCCCGCCACCGGCGCGAGGTCGCTCTGCCAGAACCCCTGCACGGCCCCCCACAGGTTGAAGGCCATGACGCTCCCGTAGGGGTAGACCTCGGCGGCACTGCGCAGGAGGTGGAGCAGGCCGAGCAGGCCGACCCCGAAGGGGGCGGCGACCAGCACGGCCGTGGCCAGGAAGAGGGGGAGGGCCGCGGCGACGGGGCCGGGCTGCGGCCGGAATGCGGGAGGACGCTCGGGCGGCCACAGCGCCCGGCGCAGCAGCAGGACCCCCATCACGCCCAGCAGCGGTGCGGTCTGCGGCTTGGCCAGGACGGCCAGCGCCGCCACGCTCCACGCCAGCAGATGGCCCTGGAGCGCCAGCCACAGGGCGGCCGCCCCCAGGAGCCCGCCCACGCTGTCGGCCTGTCCCCAGTAGGCCGTCGTGAAGAGCAGCGCGGGGTGGAGGAGGTAGAGGACGGCCACGGTCACCGCGCCCGCCTCCGGCAGGACGCGGCGGGCGAGCCGCAGCACCACCGCCGCACCGAGGAGGTCGGCGAGCGCGGCGGGGAGCTTCAGCAGGACGAGCGCAGCGGCGTCGTTGAGGCGGAGGGCGGCCGTCAGCTCACCCACGCCCCACAGCACGTACAGGTAGCCGGGCAGGTAGTCGGCAAACCCCCGGCCGTAGAAGCCGCGGGGCCCGTGCTCGGCCAGCGTGGCCGCCCACGCCTTGAAGGAGGCGATGTCCGACGGGAAGCCCCCGTGCGGCAGGATGGCCACGCGCAGGGCCGCGGCCACCGCCAGCCACACCCACAGACGGCGCGCCTGCGCCGACGCCGCAGGGAGGCGCTCGGGTGGCTCGGGGAGCGGGTCCGCCACGAGGCCGGGGCCGGCCGGACTCCCGGTCACGCTCACCACCCCAGCCGTTGCACCCAGTAGACGCCGAGCGCGTTCATGGCGATCCCGGCGGCGAGCAGCAGGTAGTCCACCACGCGTGGCGCGGGCCGCAGCGCGTAGGCCAGCGGCACCAGCAGGAAGACCCACCAGTCCAGACTGTAGCGGTACCCGAACTGCACCCACCCCACCGAGAAGTAGGCCAGCATCGGCAGCACGAGCGAGAGGACGACAGCGCCCCACGGCCACCAGACCTCCGGGGGTGGCGGCGTGAAGAGGAGCCGCGCCGCGAGCGGGCTCGTGAAGATCAAGGCGAGGCCCCATGGGGAGGGGCGGAGGAAGGGAGGTCCCTCCATCAGTTCCGGCCCCTGGAGGAACATGGCGTAGAGGTGGTGGGGGATGTAGCGCACGTTGAAGAAGCCCCACCGCGCCACCGCCTCCGCGTTGGGCGCCCCCATCGAGAGGAGGCGGTACCCGAGCTGCAGGGGGTCCCCGAAACGGGCCTGGTTGAAGGCCAGATAGATGAGGAGCCCCACGACCTGCACCGCGGCGAAGGCCCACAGGGCTGTAGGCCGGCGGTGGCGGGTCCAGAGGCACAGGGCTACCGCCGGCGCTGCCGGGAGCAGGCTCACCCGGCTCAGCCAGGCTGCCGCCAGGAGTGCACCTGCCACCGCGCCTCGAGCCGGCCCGGCCAGCTCCCAGACCAGCGCCGCCGCCGCCAGCACCACGACCACCTGGGCGAAGAACCAGGTCGTGCCGATGGCCGTGGCAGGCCACAGCACGCTCCCGAAGGCCAGCGCCGCCGCGGTGCACAGGCGCACCGCCCGGGGCAGTCCCAGCCGGCGCAGCCCCGCCGTGAAGACGGCGACGGCGAGCGCGGCCAATACCTGCCCGACCCGCCCCTGGTCCAGGTCCGTCCCCACCACCGCCACCAGAGGGAGGAGGAGGACGGCCGGCACCGGGGGGAAGGGGGCGTAGACCTTCCCATCCAGGTGGACGACGTCGTGGTAGTACGCCGGGAGGCCGCGCAGGTCGACGTGGCCGTGGAGGAAGGCGTCCGCCTGGTAGACGAAGTGGCGGTAGGCCTGGTTCGTCCGGGGCGTAGCGGCCAGGTAGACGGCCAGGACGGCGGCGAAGACGAGCAAGGTTTCTGCCGCTGTGCGGCGCGCGTCCACCTGCGCCGCGGAGCCGGCGGGCCGCCCGCGGCTCCTGCGTTCGA carries:
- a CDS encoding glycosyltransferase family 2 protein, whose protein sequence is MDLSAVLPAFNEAANLERTVRELTAALAATGRSYEVLIVDDGSTDGTTAAAQALGRADPRVHLLRHARNQGYGAAVRTGFAASRGTWILLMDADGQFVPAELPRLLAAAGEGADFVLGYRVHRADPLHRRWFAALWRRLMAALLDVRVRDVNCAFKLLRGDLVRALPLESRGAFMTAELLARARRAGARFAEVPVSHRPRRAGRQTGGRLRVILRAFYDLFRLYWQLRSAAGGRAPAAGAAGSLPPGR
- a CDS encoding phospholipid carrier-dependent glycosyltransferase; the protein is MSRPLVLLAAVLLFAGGVRAFRLAEPPAMIFDEIYYAKAARQYLAGQEITEEITHPPMSKLLIAAGMAVAGDRSLGWRLAPAVSGTLLVLLVFLLAREVTGSASTAAMAAVLLALDGLAFVESRIAKPDIFLVTFLVAAYWAFWRYLRSGRVGWLYLSGAAAGMSVATKWTGAAPLGVIPLFLALLLWQGWARLPRRHWAHLAGAYGLVPLLVYLLAWTPYFLRGHDLGEWARFHVWMFRFHAGLTATHPYQSAWWSWPLLVRPIWYDYQDLGGGQVRGIIALGNVVVWWAALPAFLLLGWETVRRRTPAGTFVLAGFLASYLPYVFIGRALFLYHMLPALPFMVLALALTLARGRARAGPAVVGLYLAAAALWFVAYYPLLSALPLAQARFQRLMWFGTWI